The following proteins are co-located in the Pseudomonas synxantha genome:
- the nuoJ gene encoding NADH-quinone oxidoreductase subunit J, translating into MEFAFYFASGIAVVATLRVITNTNPVHALLYLIISLIAVAMTFFSLGAPFAGVLEVIAYAGAIMVLFVFVVMMLNLGPASVAQERVWLKPGIWLGPVVLAALLLGELLYVLFAHQSGQAIGHTTVDAKAVGISLFGPYLLVVELASMLLLAAAITAFHLGRNEAKEQ; encoded by the coding sequence ATGGAATTCGCTTTCTATTTCGCATCGGGTATTGCAGTGGTGGCCACGCTTCGCGTGATCACCAACACCAACCCCGTGCACGCCCTGCTCTACCTGATCATTTCGCTGATCGCCGTGGCCATGACCTTTTTCAGCCTCGGCGCACCGTTCGCCGGTGTACTGGAAGTGATTGCCTACGCCGGCGCCATCATGGTGCTGTTCGTGTTTGTGGTGATGATGCTCAACCTCGGGCCGGCTTCGGTGGCTCAGGAACGCGTCTGGCTCAAGCCCGGCATCTGGCTCGGCCCGGTTGTCCTCGCAGCGCTGCTGCTGGGTGAACTGCTGTATGTGCTGTTCGCTCACCAGAGCGGCCAGGCCATCGGCCACACCACCGTGGACGCGAAAGCCGTGGGCATCAGCCTGTTCGGCCCGTACCTGCTGGTGGTCGAACTGGCTTCGATGCTGCTGCTCGCCGCAGCCATCACCGCCTTCCACTTGGGCCGCAACGAAGCCAAGGAGCAATGA
- the nuoI gene encoding NADH-quinone oxidoreductase subunit NuoI, whose translation MFKYIGDIVKGTGTQLRSLVMVFGHGFRKRDTLQYPEEAVYLPPRYRGRIVLTRDPDGEERCVACNLCAVACPVGCISLQKAETEDGRWYPDFFRINFSRCIFCGLCEEACPTTAIQLTPDFEMAEFKRQDLVYEKEDLLISGPGKNPDYNFYRVAGMAVAGKPKGAAQNEAEPINVKSLLP comes from the coding sequence ATGTTCAAATATATTGGCGACATCGTTAAGGGTACCGGTACCCAGTTGCGAAGCCTGGTGATGGTGTTCGGTCACGGCTTTCGCAAACGCGACACCCTGCAATACCCCGAAGAAGCGGTGTACCTGCCGCCGCGCTATCGCGGCCGCATCGTACTGACCCGAGACCCCGACGGCGAAGAGCGTTGCGTAGCCTGCAACCTGTGCGCCGTGGCGTGCCCGGTGGGTTGCATCTCCCTGCAGAAAGCTGAAACCGAAGACGGTCGCTGGTACCCGGACTTCTTCCGTATCAACTTCTCGCGCTGCATTTTCTGCGGCCTCTGCGAGGAAGCTTGCCCGACCACCGCGATCCAGCTCACACCGGATTTCGAGATGGCCGAGTTCAAACGTCAGGACCTGGTGTACGAGAAAGAAGATCTGCTGATCTCTGGTCCCGGTAAAAACCCTGATTACAACTTCTATCGTGTTGCAGGTATGGCCGTTGCCGGTAAGCCGAAGGGCGCCGCACAAAACGAAGCCGAGCCGATCAACGTGAAGAGCTTGCTGCCTTAA
- the nuoE gene encoding NADH-quinone oxidoreductase subunit NuoE, producing MNSTLIQTDRFTLSETERSAIEHELHHYEDPRAASIEALKIVQKERGWVPDGALYAIGEILGIPASDVEGVATFYSQIFRQPVGRHIIRVCDSMVCYIGGHESVVSEIQAKLGIGLGQTTADGRFTLLPVCCLGNCDKAPALMIDDDTFGDVQPAGVTQLLEGYP from the coding sequence ATGAACAGCACGCTTATCCAGACAGACCGTTTCACCTTGAGTGAAACCGAGCGCTCGGCCATCGAGCACGAGCTGCATCACTATGAAGATCCGCGCGCGGCGTCGATCGAAGCCTTGAAGATCGTGCAGAAGGAACGTGGCTGGGTGCCGGACGGCGCCCTCTACGCCATCGGCGAGATCCTCGGCATCCCGGCCAGCGATGTTGAAGGCGTGGCCACGTTCTACAGCCAGATCTTCCGCCAGCCGGTTGGCCGCCACATCATCCGCGTGTGCGACAGCATGGTCTGCTACATCGGTGGCCACGAGTCCGTGGTCAGCGAGATCCAGGCCAAGCTGGGCATCGGCCTCGGCCAGACCACCGCAGACGGCCGCTTCACGCTGCTGCCGGTGTGCTGCCTGGGCAACTGTGACAAGGCGCCGGCGTTGATGATCGACGACGACACATTCGGTGACGTGCAGCCTGCTGGCGTGACCCAATTGCTCGAGGGCTACCCATGA
- the nuoG gene encoding NADH-quinone oxidoreductase subunit NuoG, with the protein MATIHVDGKALEVDGADNLLQACLSLGLDIPYFCWHPALGSVGACRQCAVKQYTDENDTRGRIVMSCMTPATDNTWISIDDEESKAFRASVVEWLMTNHPHDCPVCEEGGHCHLQDMTVMTGHNERRYRFTKRTHQNQDLGPFISHEMNRCIACYRCVRFYKDYAGGTDLGVFGAHDNVYFGRVEDGVLESEFSGNLTEVCPTGVFTDKTHSERYNRKWDMQFAPSICHGCSSGCNISPGERYGELRRIENRFNGSVNQYFLCDRGRFGYGYVNREDRPRQPLLADGAKLSLDAALDKAADLLRGRNIVGIGSPRASLESNFALRELVGAEHFYCGIEAGELERIRLVLQVLNDSPLPVPNMRDIEDHDAIFVLGEDLTQTAARIALSLRQSVKGKAEEMADAMRVQPWLDAAVKNIGQHALNPLFIASLAETKLDDIAEECVHAAPDDLARIGFAVAHALDASAPAVDGLDTEAVELAQRIADALLAAKRPLIIAGTSLGSKALIEAAANIAKALKLRDKNGSISLVVPEANSLGLAMLGGESLDAALQAVTDGSADAIVVLENDLYTRTDAAKVDAALNAAKVLIVADHQKTATSERADLVLPAATFAEGDGTLVSQEGRAQRFFQVFDPKYMDASILVHEGWRWLHALRATLLNQPIDWTQLDHVTAATAASAPQLARIVDAAPSAAFRIKGLKLAREPLRYSGRTAMRADISVHEPRTPQDIDTAFAFSMEGYSGSTEPRQQVPFAWSPGWNSPQAWNKFQDEVGGHIRAGDPGTRLIESTGDSLNWFAAVPRPFNPAPGTWQVVPFFHLFGSEETSSKAAPVQERIPAAYVSLAKSEADRLGVNDGALLSLNVAGQTLRLPLRINDELGAGLVALPKGLAGIPPAIFGKTVDGLQEAAQ; encoded by the coding sequence ATGGCCACTATCCACGTAGACGGCAAAGCGCTCGAAGTCGATGGGGCGGACAACCTGTTACAGGCATGTCTGTCACTCGGCCTCGATATCCCGTATTTCTGCTGGCACCCCGCGCTCGGTAGCGTCGGTGCCTGTCGCCAGTGTGCGGTCAAGCAATACACCGACGAGAACGACACCCGTGGTCGTATCGTCATGTCCTGCATGACCCCAGCCACCGACAACACCTGGATCTCCATCGACGATGAAGAATCCAAGGCGTTCCGCGCCAGCGTTGTCGAATGGCTGATGACCAACCACCCCCACGACTGTCCGGTCTGTGAGGAGGGCGGTCACTGCCACCTGCAAGACATGACAGTGATGACCGGCCACAACGAGCGCCGTTATCGCTTCACCAAGCGTACCCACCAGAACCAGGACCTCGGCCCGTTCATTTCCCACGAGATGAACCGCTGCATCGCCTGCTACCGCTGCGTGCGCTTCTATAAAGACTACGCCGGCGGCACCGACCTTGGTGTGTTCGGCGCCCACGACAACGTGTACTTCGGTCGCGTTGAAGACGGCGTGCTCGAGAGCGAGTTCTCAGGCAACCTCACCGAGGTCTGCCCGACCGGTGTGTTCACCGACAAGACCCACTCCGAGCGCTACAACCGTAAGTGGGACATGCAGTTCGCACCGAGCATCTGCCATGGCTGCTCCAGCGGGTGCAACATCTCGCCGGGCGAGCGCTACGGTGAATTGCGTCGCATCGAAAACCGCTTCAATGGTTCGGTCAACCAGTACTTCCTGTGCGACCGTGGCCGTTTCGGCTATGGCTACGTCAACCGCGAAGACCGTCCACGCCAGCCACTGCTGGCCGATGGCGCCAAGCTGAGCCTGGACGCGGCGCTGGATAAAGCCGCCGACCTGCTGCGCGGGCGCAACATCGTCGGTATCGGTTCGCCGCGTGCCAGCCTCGAAAGCAACTTCGCCTTGCGCGAGCTGGTCGGCGCCGAGCACTTCTATTGCGGCATCGAAGCCGGTGAACTGGAGCGTATCCGCCTGGTCCTGCAAGTGCTGAATGACAGCCCGCTGCCAGTGCCGAACATGCGCGACATCGAAGACCACGATGCCATCTTCGTGCTCGGTGAAGACCTGACCCAGACCGCCGCTCGCATCGCCCTGTCGCTGCGCCAGTCGGTCAAGGGCAAGGCCGAAGAGATGGCCGACGCCATGCGCGTGCAGCCGTGGCTCGATGCCGCGGTGAAAAACATCGGCCAGCACGCGCTGAACCCGCTGTTTATCGCTTCCCTGGCTGAAACCAAGCTCGACGACATCGCCGAAGAATGCGTCCACGCAGCACCTGACGACCTGGCCCGTATCGGTTTCGCCGTGGCCCACGCCCTCGACGCCAGCGCGCCTGCTGTCGACGGCCTGGACACCGAAGCCGTCGAACTGGCCCAGCGCATCGCCGACGCCCTGCTGGCGGCCAAGCGTCCCTTGATCATTGCCGGCACCTCCCTGGGTTCCAAGGCGCTGATCGAAGCGGCTGCCAACATCGCCAAAGCCCTGAAGCTGCGCGACAAGAACGGCTCCATCAGCCTGGTCGTGCCGGAAGCCAACAGCCTCGGCCTGGCCATGCTCGGTGGCGAGTCCCTGGACGCCGCCCTGCAAGCGGTGACCGACGGCAGCGCTGACGCCATCGTGGTGCTGGAAAACGACCTGTACACCCGCACCGACGCCGCCAAGGTTGACGCTGCGCTGAACGCCGCCAAGGTGCTGATCGTGGCCGACCACCAGAAGACCGCTACCAGCGAGCGTGCCGACCTGGTGCTGCCAGCCGCCACCTTCGCCGAAGGCGACGGTACCCTGGTCAGCCAGGAAGGCCGCGCCCAGCGCTTCTTCCAGGTGTTCGATCCGAAATACATGGATGCCAGCATCCTGGTGCACGAAGGCTGGCGCTGGCTGCATGCCCTGCGCGCCACCCTGCTGAACCAGCCGATTGACTGGACCCAGCTCGACCACGTCACCGCAGCCACCGCTGCGAGCGCGCCGCAGTTGGCTCGCATCGTCGACGCCGCGCCGTCCGCCGCGTTCCGTATCAAGGGCCTGAAACTGGCCCGTGAACCGCTGCGCTACTCGGGGCGTACCGCCATGCGTGCTGATATCAGCGTGCACGAACCGCGTACCCCACAAGACATCGACACCGCTTTCGCCTTCTCCATGGAAGGTTATTCGGGGTCGACCGAGCCGCGTCAGCAGGTGCCGTTTGCCTGGTCGCCGGGCTGGAACTCGCCGCAGGCCTGGAACAAGTTCCAGGACGAAGTCGGTGGTCACATCCGTGCTGGCGACCCGGGCACCCGCCTGATCGAAAGCACCGGTGACTCGCTGAACTGGTTCGCTGCGGTACCGCGTCCGTTCAACCCAGCCCCGGGCACCTGGCAGGTCGTGCCGTTCTTCCACCTGTTTGGCAGCGAGGAGACCTCTTCCAAGGCCGCACCGGTGCAGGAGCGCATTCCTGCGGCCTACGTGTCGCTGGCCAAGTCCGAAGCCGACCGCCTGGGCGTCAACGACGGTGCGCTGCTCAGCCTTAACGTGGCCGGCCAGACCTTGCGCCTGCCGCTGCGTATCAATGACGAGCTGGGTGCCGGCCTGGTTGCACTGCCTAAAGGCCTCGCCGGTATTCCGCCTGCCATTTTCGGCAAAACCGTTGACGGTCTGCAGGAGGCAGCGCAATGA
- the nuoH gene encoding NADH-quinone oxidoreductase subunit NuoH, producing MTWFTPEVIDVIISVVKAIVILLAVVVAGALLSFVERRLLGWWQDRYGPNRVGPFGMFQIAADMLKMFFKEDWTPPFADKVIFTLAPVVAMSALLVAFAIIPITPTWGVADLNIGLLFFFAMAGLSVYAVLFAGWSSNNKFALLGSLRASAQTVSYEVFMGLALMGIVVQVGSFNMRDIVEYQAQNLWFIIPQFFGFCTFFIAGVAVTHRHPFDQPEAEQELADGYHIEYAGMKWGMFFVGEYIGIILISALLVTLFFGGWHGPFGILPQLAFFWFFLKTAFFIMLFILLRASIPRPRYDQVMDFSWRFCLPLTLINLLVTAAVVLLNTPAAAVQ from the coding sequence ATGACTTGGTTCACGCCGGAAGTAATTGACGTGATCATCTCGGTGGTCAAGGCCATCGTGATCCTGTTGGCCGTGGTCGTCGCGGGCGCCCTGCTCAGCTTCGTCGAGCGTCGCCTGCTGGGCTGGTGGCAGGACCGCTACGGTCCGAACCGCGTTGGCCCATTCGGCATGTTCCAGATCGCGGCCGACATGCTGAAAATGTTCTTCAAGGAAGACTGGACCCCGCCGTTTGCCGACAAGGTGATCTTCACCCTGGCACCGGTGGTGGCCATGAGCGCCTTGCTGGTCGCCTTCGCGATCATCCCGATCACCCCGACCTGGGGTGTGGCGGACCTGAACATCGGCCTGCTGTTCTTCTTCGCCATGGCCGGTTTGTCGGTGTACGCGGTGCTGTTCGCCGGTTGGTCGAGCAACAACAAGTTCGCCCTGCTGGGCAGCTTGCGTGCCTCGGCGCAAACCGTATCCTATGAAGTGTTCATGGGGTTGGCACTGATGGGCATCGTGGTGCAGGTTGGTTCGTTCAACATGCGCGACATCGTCGAGTACCAGGCGCAGAACCTGTGGTTCATCATTCCGCAGTTCTTTGGCTTCTGTACCTTCTTCATCGCTGGCGTGGCCGTGACTCACCGTCACCCGTTCGACCAGCCGGAAGCGGAACAGGAACTGGCCGACGGTTACCACATTGAATATGCCGGCATGAAGTGGGGCATGTTCTTCGTCGGTGAGTACATCGGCATCATCTTGATCTCGGCCCTGCTGGTCACGCTGTTCTTCGGCGGATGGCACGGTCCGTTCGGCATCCTGCCGCAGTTGGCCTTCTTCTGGTTCTTCTTGAAGACCGCGTTCTTCATCATGCTGTTCATCCTGCTGCGCGCCTCGATTCCGCGCCCACGCTATGACCAGGTGATGGATTTCAGCTGGAGATTCTGCCTGCCGCTGACCCTGATCAATTTGCTGGTGACGGCTGCCGTCGTGTTGTTGAACACGCCTGCTGCCGCGGTTCAGTGA
- the nuoK gene encoding NADH-quinone oxidoreductase subunit NuoK gives MPAIPLEHGLAVAGILFCLGLVGLMVRRNILFVLMSLEIMMNAAALAFIVAGARWGQPDGQVMFILVISLAAAEASIGLAILLQLYRRFHTLDIDAASEMRG, from the coding sequence ATGCCTGCTATCCCTTTGGAGCATGGTCTGGCGGTCGCCGGCATCCTGTTCTGCCTTGGCCTGGTCGGCCTGATGGTGCGCCGTAACATTCTGTTCGTGTTGATGAGCCTGGAAATCATGATGAACGCCGCGGCACTGGCGTTCATCGTTGCCGGTGCACGTTGGGGCCAGCCGGATGGACAAGTGATGTTCATCCTGGTGATCAGCCTGGCAGCCGCAGAGGCCAGTATTGGCCTGGCGATCCTGCTGCAACTGTATCGTCGCTTCCATACGCTTGATATCGACGCTGCCAGTGAGATGCGCGGATGA
- the nuoF gene encoding NADH-quinone oxidoreductase subunit NuoF — MTLTSFGPANLIKRSAETHPLTWRLRDDGEPVWLDEYQAKNGYAAARKAFADMAQDDIVQTVKDAGLKGRGGAGFPTGVKWGLMPKDESINIRYLLCNADEMEPNTWKDRMLMEQLPHLLIEGMLISARALKTYRGYIFLRGEYTTAAKHLNRAVAEAKAAGLLGKNILGSGFDFELFVHTGAGRYICGEETALINSLEGRRANPRSKPPFPAAVGVWGKPTCVNNVETLCNVPAIIADGVDWYKSLAREGSEDMGTKLMGFSGKVKNPGLWELPFGVTARELFEDYAGGMRDGYTLKAWQPGGAGTGFLLPEHLDAQMYAGGIGKVGTRMGTGLAMAVDNTVNMVSLLRNMEQFFARESCGFCTPCRDGLPWSVKLLMALENGEGREGDIETLLGLVGFLGPGKTFCAHAPGAVEPLGSAIKYFRPEFEAGIAPTRAGELTQVVSPTMVGA; from the coding sequence ATGACCCTGACTTCCTTCGGCCCGGCCAACCTGATCAAGCGTTCGGCCGAGACTCACCCGCTGACCTGGCGCCTGCGTGACGACGGCGAGCCGGTATGGCTCGACGAATACCAGGCCAAGAACGGTTACGCTGCAGCGCGCAAAGCCTTCGCCGACATGGCCCAGGACGATATCGTCCAGACCGTGAAAGACGCGGGCCTCAAAGGCCGCGGCGGTGCTGGCTTCCCCACGGGCGTGAAGTGGGGGCTGATGCCCAAAGACGAATCCATCAATATTCGCTACCTGCTGTGCAACGCGGATGAAATGGAGCCCAACACCTGGAAAGACCGCATGCTGATGGAGCAACTGCCCCATCTGCTGATCGAAGGCATGCTGATCAGCGCCCGTGCGCTGAAAACCTACCGGGGCTACATCTTCCTGCGCGGCGAATACACCACCGCCGCCAAACACCTCAACCGTGCCGTGGCAGAAGCCAAGGCCGCAGGGCTGTTGGGCAAGAACATCCTCGGTTCCGGTTTTGACTTCGAACTGTTCGTGCACACCGGCGCCGGGCGTTATATCTGCGGTGAAGAAACCGCACTGATCAACTCCCTCGAAGGCCGCCGTGCCAACCCGCGCTCCAAGCCGCCCTTCCCTGCCGCCGTTGGCGTGTGGGGCAAGCCGACCTGCGTGAACAACGTCGAGACCCTGTGCAACGTGCCGGCGATCATCGCCGACGGCGTGGACTGGTACAAATCCCTGGCCCGTGAAGGCAGCGAAGACATGGGCACCAAGCTCATGGGCTTCTCCGGCAAGGTCAAGAACCCTGGCCTGTGGGAACTGCCGTTCGGCGTGACCGCCCGCGAGCTGTTCGAGGACTACGCCGGCGGCATGCGCGACGGCTACACCTTGAAAGCCTGGCAGCCAGGCGGCGCCGGCACCGGCTTCCTGCTCCCCGAGCATCTGGACGCACAAATGTATGCCGGCGGCATCGGCAAGGTCGGCACCCGCATGGGTACCGGCCTGGCGATGGCGGTGGACAACACGGTGAACATGGTCTCGCTGCTGCGCAACATGGAGCAGTTCTTTGCCCGTGAATCCTGCGGCTTCTGCACCCCATGCCGTGACGGCCTGCCGTGGAGCGTCAAGCTGCTGATGGCCCTGGAAAACGGCGAAGGTCGCGAGGGTGATATCGAGACCCTGCTGGGCCTGGTCGGTTTCCTCGGCCCGGGCAAGACCTTCTGTGCTCACGCACCGGGCGCCGTGGAGCCATTGGGCAGCGCAATCAAATACTTCCGCCCTGAATTCGAGGCCGGCATCGCGCCAACCCGCGCGGGCGAACTCACTCAGGTGGTATCGCCGACCATGGTCGGTGCGTAG